A region from the Sphingopyxis lindanitolerans genome encodes:
- the pyrE gene encoding orotate phosphoribosyltransferase, producing the protein MTDDEILAEFRAADALLQGHFLLSSGRHSEYYLQCARVLMDTERAGRLAVALAAKLPRELRQTVDMIVSPAMGGVIIGHEMGRALGKPAIFVERPTGTFELRRGFAITPGTKVLMVEDVVTTGLSSREAMAAVRAAGGEVLAEAALVDRSAGSTIDLGVPFYPLVAINFPTYAADDLPPELAGTQAIKPGSRAN; encoded by the coding sequence ATGACCGATGATGAAATCCTGGCCGAGTTTCGCGCCGCCGACGCCCTGTTGCAGGGGCATTTCCTGCTCTCCTCCGGGCGTCACAGCGAATATTACCTCCAATGCGCGCGCGTGCTGATGGACACCGAGCGCGCCGGACGGCTCGCCGTCGCCCTCGCCGCCAAGCTGCCGCGCGAGCTGCGACAGACTGTCGACATGATCGTCTCGCCGGCGATGGGGGGCGTGATCATCGGGCATGAAATGGGCCGCGCGCTCGGCAAGCCGGCGATTTTCGTCGAGCGTCCGACCGGCACCTTCGAACTGCGCCGCGGCTTCGCGATCACCCCCGGCACGAAGGTTTTGATGGTCGAGGACGTCGTCACCACCGGCCTGTCGTCGCGCGAAGCGATGGCGGCGGTGCGCGCCGCAGGCGGCGAAGTTCTTGCCGAGGCGGCACTCGTCGACCGCTCGGCGGGCAGCACCATCGATCTCGGCGTCCCCTTCTATCCGCTCGTCGCGATCAATTTCCCGACCTATGCCGCGGACGACCTGCCGCCCGAACTCGCGGGCACGCAGGCGATCAAGCCGGGGAGCCGCGCGAATTGA
- a CDS encoding heme o synthase, translating to MAQSLTHGEMALPADWRDLFALTKPRVMSLVVFTALCGLLAAPGSLHPVLAFSSILAIALGAGASGALNQWYEAGLDAKMKRTAGRPLPAGRLDPQTALHFGVGLAAFSVFLMLFAANWQAAVLLAVSILFYVFVYTMWLKPRTPQNIVIGGAAGAFPPLIGWVAATGTVAPLPVLLFLLIFLWTPPHFWALALFVRSDYAAAGIPMMPVVAGETSTRRQILFYALIMAAAAIAPWPLGYTGALYGWTAIVLSALFVLLSIQVGTRKTGEGDLMQPEKRLFAYSIAYLFILFGAIVADHWWPL from the coding sequence ATGGCGCAGAGCCTGACCCATGGCGAAATGGCGCTGCCCGCCGATTGGCGCGATCTGTTCGCGCTGACCAAGCCGCGCGTGATGTCGCTTGTCGTGTTTACCGCGCTGTGCGGCCTGCTCGCGGCGCCGGGCAGCCTTCATCCGGTGCTCGCTTTCTCCTCGATCCTCGCGATCGCGCTGGGGGCGGGGGCGTCGGGCGCGCTCAACCAATGGTATGAGGCGGGGCTCGACGCGAAGATGAAGCGCACCGCCGGGCGGCCGCTGCCCGCCGGGCGGCTCGACCCGCAGACCGCGCTCCACTTCGGGGTCGGGCTCGCCGCCTTCTCGGTCTTCCTGATGCTGTTCGCCGCCAATTGGCAGGCGGCGGTGCTGCTGGCGGTCTCGATCCTCTTCTACGTTTTCGTCTACACGATGTGGCTGAAGCCGCGGACGCCGCAGAATATCGTCATCGGCGGCGCGGCGGGCGCCTTTCCGCCGCTGATCGGCTGGGTCGCCGCGACCGGCACGGTCGCGCCGTTGCCGGTGCTGCTCTTCCTGCTGATCTTTCTGTGGACGCCGCCGCATTTCTGGGCGCTCGCGCTGTTCGTGCGCTCCGACTATGCCGCCGCCGGCATTCCGATGATGCCGGTCGTCGCGGGCGAAACCTCGACCCGCCGCCAGATCCTCTTCTATGCGCTGATCATGGCGGCCGCCGCGATCGCGCCATGGCCGCTCGGCTATACCGGCGCGCTCTATGGCTGGACCGCGATCGTCCTGTCGGCGCTCTTTGTATTGCTTTCGATCCAGGTCGGTACCCGCAAGACCGGTGAGGGCGACTTGATGCAGCCCGAGAAGCGCCTTTTTGCCTATTCGATCGCTTATCTTTTCATATTGTTCGGCGCGATCGTCGCCGACCATTGGTGGCCCTTATGA
- a CDS encoding FKBP-type peptidyl-prolyl cis-trans isomerase, translating into MSVTTVPLRPVSKGGLWLMWIGLIALLVAGAAFAFTGTSKIGFETVKAGTGASPTMGDVVLVKYEGKLDDGTVFDANEQAPMQVSQVVPGFAEALTRMQKGGKYKIVIPPALGYGAHANGPIPANSTLHFTVELIDFKTEAEIRAMQQMMQQQQMQQQGAPGAPAPAPRQ; encoded by the coding sequence ATGAGCGTCACGACGGTTCCGCTGCGCCCGGTGAGCAAGGGCGGCCTCTGGCTGATGTGGATCGGCCTGATCGCGCTGCTCGTCGCGGGCGCCGCTTTCGCTTTTACCGGCACGTCGAAGATCGGGTTCGAGACCGTCAAGGCGGGCACCGGCGCCAGCCCGACGATGGGCGACGTCGTGCTCGTCAAGTATGAAGGCAAGCTCGACGACGGCACCGTCTTCGACGCCAACGAGCAGGCGCCGATGCAGGTGTCGCAGGTCGTTCCCGGCTTCGCCGAGGCGCTGACCCGTATGCAGAAGGGCGGCAAGTACAAGATCGTCATCCCGCCCGCGCTCGGCTATGGCGCGCACGCGAACGGCCCGATCCCGGCGAACAGCACGCTGCACTTCACCGTCGAATTGATCGATTTCAAGACCGAAGCCGAAATTCGCGCGATGCAGCAGATGATGCAGCAGCAGCAAATGCAGCAGCAGGGCGCGCCCGGCGCTCCGGCTCCCGCACCGCGGCAGTAA
- the lepB gene encoding signal peptidase I: MAKKKKADEGSWGKLVRDIVVILILVLGIHSCVAKPFYIPSDSMMPILRNGDRLIVSKYPYGWSYASASFHLAPKKPGRWFGKLPERGDIVVLEHPVSRVDYIKRVIGLPGDTIELRGGALIINGKPIKREVEPMLSVPVDANMPGPDSSLGRFLSRDASGKEVLELPIVRETLPGGATFDTIDMGPGYMTDDYGPVKVPADHLFLMGDNRDGSADSRVAVSQKGLGGPVPFDAIAGRAEIISFSTNGTAIWYNPLSWFTALRSDRAGTNLRPAHDPNAK; the protein is encoded by the coding sequence ATGGCGAAGAAGAAAAAGGCCGACGAGGGAAGCTGGGGCAAGCTGGTCCGCGATATCGTGGTGATCCTCATCCTCGTGCTCGGCATCCATAGCTGCGTCGCCAAGCCCTTCTATATCCCGTCCGATTCGATGATGCCGATCCTGCGCAATGGCGACCGGCTGATCGTCAGCAAATATCCCTATGGCTGGTCCTATGCCTCGGCGAGCTTCCACCTCGCGCCCAAAAAGCCCGGCCGCTGGTTCGGCAAGCTGCCCGAACGCGGCGATATCGTCGTGCTCGAACATCCGGTGTCGCGCGTCGATTATATCAAGCGCGTAATCGGCCTGCCCGGCGATACGATCGAACTGCGCGGCGGCGCGCTGATCATCAACGGCAAGCCGATCAAGCGCGAGGTCGAACCGATGCTCTCGGTCCCGGTCGATGCCAACATGCCCGGCCCCGACAGCAGCCTCGGCCGTTTCCTTTCCCGCGACGCGAGCGGCAAGGAAGTGCTCGAACTGCCGATCGTCCGCGAAACGCTGCCCGGCGGCGCGACCTTCGACACGATCGACATGGGCCCCGGCTACATGACCGACGATTATGGGCCGGTCAAAGTGCCCGCCGATCATCTGTTCCTGATGGGCGACAACCGCGACGGCAGCGCCGACAGCCGCGTGGCCGTCAGCCAGAAGGGGCTCGGCGGCCCGGTGCCGTTCGACGCGATCGCGGGGCGCGCCGAAATCATCAGCTTTTCAACCAATGGCACCGCGATATGGTATAATCCGCTAAGCTGGTTCACCGCGCTGCGATCGGACCGGGCCGGAACCAATTTGCGCCCCGCGCATGATCCAAACGCGAAATAG
- the ctaD gene encoding cytochrome c oxidase subunit I, whose translation MTDIAATAPGHDHAHDHGHDHDTPGFFVRWFMSTNHKDIGTLYLIFAIIAGIVGGVMSGMMRLELAEPGIQYLHGWAQFFDPTAGEVQAKHFWNVLITAHGLIMIFFMVMPAMIGGFGNWFVPLMIGAPDMAFPRMNNVSYWLTTVAFVMLIGSMFFPGGSGLGAGTGWTLYAPLSTSGSVGPAVDMAIFSVHLAGAASILGAINFITTIFNMRAPGMTLHKMPLFVWSVLVTAFLLLLALPVLAAAITMLLTDRNFGTTFYDATGGGDPVLYQHLFWFFGHPEVYIMILPGFGIVSQVISTFSKKPVFGYLGMAYAMVAIGVVGFIVWAHHMFTVGMNVNLKMYFTAATMVIAVPTGIKIFSWIATMWGGSLSFKTPMVWALGFIFMFTVGGVTGVVLANGGVDTNLHDTYYVVAHFHYVLSLGAVFSLFAGFYYWFPKMSGRMYNETLGQLHFWIFFIGVNVLFFPQHFLGQQGMPRRYPDYAEGFAYWHYVSSVGYAIMAVGMIFFFVNLVYSLFAGKKAADNPWGEGATTLEWTLSSPPPFHQFNELPRIA comes from the coding sequence ATGACCGATATCGCAGCGACTGCACCCGGCCACGATCATGCGCATGATCACGGCCATGATCACGACACGCCGGGCTTTTTCGTCCGCTGGTTCATGTCGACGAACCACAAGGACATCGGCACGCTCTACCTGATCTTCGCGATCATCGCCGGCATCGTCGGCGGCGTGATGTCGGGGATGATGCGCCTCGAACTCGCCGAGCCGGGCATTCAGTATCTCCACGGCTGGGCGCAATTCTTCGACCCCACCGCGGGCGAGGTACAGGCGAAGCATTTCTGGAACGTGCTGATCACCGCGCACGGCCTGATCATGATCTTCTTCATGGTCATGCCGGCAATGATCGGCGGCTTCGGCAACTGGTTCGTACCGCTGATGATCGGCGCGCCCGATATGGCCTTTCCGCGCATGAACAACGTCAGCTACTGGCTGACCACCGTGGCGTTCGTCATGCTGATCGGGTCGATGTTCTTCCCCGGCGGCAGCGGCCTGGGCGCCGGCACCGGCTGGACGCTTTATGCTCCGCTGTCGACCAGCGGTTCGGTCGGCCCGGCGGTCGACATGGCGATCTTCTCGGTCCACCTCGCGGGCGCGGCGTCGATTCTCGGCGCGATCAACTTCATCACCACCATCTTCAACATGCGCGCGCCGGGCATGACCCTGCACAAGATGCCGCTGTTCGTGTGGTCGGTGCTGGTCACCGCCTTCCTGCTGCTGCTCGCGCTGCCGGTTCTGGCCGCCGCGATCACCATGCTGCTGACCGACCGCAACTTCGGCACCACCTTCTATGATGCGACGGGCGGCGGCGATCCGGTGCTTTATCAGCATCTCTTCTGGTTCTTTGGCCACCCCGAAGTCTACATCATGATCCTGCCGGGCTTCGGCATCGTCAGCCAGGTCATCTCGACCTTCAGCAAGAAGCCGGTGTTCGGCTATCTCGGCATGGCCTATGCGATGGTCGCGATCGGTGTCGTCGGCTTCATCGTGTGGGCGCACCACATGTTCACCGTCGGCATGAACGTGAACCTCAAGATGTATTTCACCGCGGCGACGATGGTCATCGCGGTCCCGACCGGCATCAAGATCTTCAGCTGGATCGCCACCATGTGGGGCGGTTCGCTGAGCTTCAAGACGCCGATGGTCTGGGCCCTGGGCTTCATCTTCATGTTCACCGTCGGCGGCGTGACTGGCGTCGTCCTTGCCAACGGCGGCGTCGACACCAACCTGCACGACACCTATTATGTCGTCGCGCACTTCCACTATGTGCTGTCGCTGGGCGCGGTCTTCTCGCTCTTCGCCGGCTTCTATTACTGGTTCCCGAAGATGTCGGGCCGGATGTACAACGAGACCCTGGGCCAGTTGCACTTCTGGATCTTCTTCATCGGCGTGAACGTCCTGTTCTTCCCCCAGCACTTCCTGGGCCAGCAGGGCATGCCGCGTCGCTATCCCGACTATGCGGAAGGCTTCGCCTACTGGCATTATGTCTCGTCGGTCGGCTATGCGATCATGGCGGTCGGGATGATCTTCTTCTTCGTGAACCTCGTCTATTCGCTGTTCGCGGGCAAGAAGGCCGCCGACAATCCGTGGGGCGAAGGCGCGACGACGCTCGAATGGACGCTGTCGAGCCCGCCACCGTTCCACCAGTTCAACGAACTGCCCCGGATCGCGTGA
- a CDS encoding cytochrome c oxidase assembly protein: MKTMSANAKTASLAALLVVAMVGLGFASVPLYNLFCRVTGFGGTTQRYDPVAAAATPKVLSDTISVRFDTNVAPGLPWKFYPEHPTDTVSIGARDMAIFIAQNNSPHDLTGTASFNVTPDAAGKYFTKIQCFCFTQQTLKAGEQIRMPVLFFVDPKIKDDPDADDIEEITLSYTFHPVDGDKKAS, from the coding sequence ATGAAGACGATGTCGGCCAATGCCAAGACCGCCTCGCTCGCCGCGCTGCTCGTTGTCGCGATGGTGGGGCTCGGTTTTGCGTCGGTGCCGCTCTACAATCTCTTCTGCCGGGTGACCGGCTTCGGCGGCACGACGCAGCGCTATGATCCCGTTGCGGCGGCCGCAACGCCGAAGGTGCTGAGCGACACGATCTCGGTGCGCTTCGACACCAATGTCGCGCCGGGCCTGCCGTGGAAATTCTATCCCGAGCATCCCACCGATACGGTCAGCATCGGCGCGCGCGACATGGCGATCTTCATCGCCCAGAATAATTCGCCGCACGATCTGACGGGCACCGCGAGCTTCAACGTCACCCCCGATGCCGCGGGCAAATATTTCACCAAGATCCAGTGCTTCTGCTTCACCCAGCAGACGCTGAAGGCGGGGGAGCAGATTCGCATGCCGGTGCTGTTCTTCGTCGATCCCAAGATCAAGGACGACCCCGACGCCGACGACATCGAAGAGATCACGCTCAGCTACACCTTCCACCCTGTAGACGGGGACAAAAAGGCGAGCTAA
- a CDS encoding pyridoxine 5'-phosphate synthase, with the protein MSVPGSSRLRLGVNIDHVATIRNARGGDHPDPVRAAEIVAAVGGDGITAHLREDRRHIRDDDLARIQAATSLPLNLEMAATEEMLAIALRHAPHAACIVPEKREERTTEGGLDAAGQHNHLAPIVSRLGDAGIRVSLFIEPDPRQIEAAMRLKAPVVEFHTGRYAHSEGEDRAAELRRLADAAALAWKNGIEPHAGHGLTYDNVVPVAAIPQLAELNIGHYLIGEAIFTGLEPAVRRMRDLMDEARG; encoded by the coding sequence TTGAGCGTGCCTGGCTCCAGCCGCCTGCGCCTCGGCGTCAATATCGACCATGTCGCGACGATCCGTAACGCGCGCGGCGGCGATCATCCCGACCCCGTGCGCGCGGCCGAGATCGTCGCGGCGGTCGGCGGCGACGGCATCACCGCGCACCTGCGCGAGGACCGGCGCCATATCCGCGACGACGACCTCGCGCGGATTCAGGCGGCGACCAGCCTGCCCCTGAACCTAGAGATGGCGGCGACCGAGGAGATGCTCGCCATCGCGCTGCGCCACGCGCCGCACGCCGCGTGCATCGTCCCCGAAAAGCGCGAGGAGCGCACGACCGAGGGCGGGCTCGACGCGGCGGGGCAGCACAATCACCTCGCGCCGATCGTGTCGCGGCTGGGCGACGCGGGCATTCGCGTCAGCCTGTTCATCGAGCCCGACCCGCGCCAGATCGAGGCGGCGATGCGGCTGAAGGCCCCCGTCGTCGAATTCCACACCGGTCGCTACGCCCATAGCGAGGGCGAGGACCGCGCCGCCGAACTCCGCCGTCTCGCCGACGCCGCGGCGCTCGCATGGAAAAACGGCATCGAGCCGCACGCGGGCCACGGCCTGACCTATGACAATGTCGTCCCCGTCGCCGCGATCCCGCAGCTCGCCGAACTCAACATCGGTCATTATCTGATCGGCGAGGCGATTTTCACCGGGCTCGAACCCGCAGTGCGCCGGATGCGCGACCTGATGGACGAGGCGCGGGGATGA
- the acpS gene encoding holo-ACP synthase, with translation MIIGLGSDLCNIERIQASLDRFGERFEQRVFTDIERAKAARRPFTRAGTYAKRFAAKEAFSKAVGTGFRRGVFMKDIGVVNAPSGAPTLALTGGAADRLAQMVPAGHKAHIHLTLTDDHPWAQAFVIIEAIKDE, from the coding sequence TTGATCATCGGCCTCGGCTCCGACCTCTGCAATATCGAGCGCATCCAGGCGTCGCTCGACCGTTTCGGCGAGCGGTTCGAGCAGCGCGTCTTCACCGACATCGAGCGCGCCAAGGCGGCGCGGCGGCCGTTCACCCGCGCGGGGACCTATGCCAAGCGCTTCGCCGCCAAGGAGGCCTTCTCGAAAGCCGTCGGCACCGGGTTCAGGCGCGGGGTGTTCATGAAGGACATCGGCGTCGTCAACGCCCCGTCGGGCGCACCGACGCTGGCGCTGACCGGCGGCGCCGCCGACCGCCTCGCGCAGATGGTCCCGGCGGGGCATAAAGCACATATCCACCTGACATTGACCGACGATCACCCCTGGGCGCAGGCCTTCGTCATCATCGAAGCAATCAAGGACGAGTAA
- a CDS encoding AI-2E family transporter has translation MATTRKTGATRAKASAPPPVDDHREAPGPTEIRSQLVRSELLKAGVWLGLALAIGLCIVLVQPILLIFAAIVVAAILDGGARLLGRILPIGRGWRLLIVCLSLVAFLAWTVMFAGSQIADQAATLQTVVMAQVERIAAWASAHGVGDLQFDTKALTENLAGTVGRVTAAVGTVLGALTSLVMVVVLGIFIAIEPRLYERGVAWMLPMKSRENFYITTARMGFTLRRLMAGRLLGMIVEGIGTWLACLAVGIPMAALMGLLTGLLAFIPNIGAIVSGVLLVLVGFSAGTDAGLWAIAIYFIVQTVDGYLIVPMVAKQTVDLAPALVLGAQILFGTLLGIMGLFLADPIVAMIKVALEREAERNAGTQAPQKA, from the coding sequence ATGGCGACGACGAGGAAGACGGGCGCGACGCGCGCCAAGGCGTCCGCGCCGCCGCCGGTGGACGATCACAGGGAAGCCCCCGGCCCCACCGAAATTCGCAGTCAACTCGTCCGCAGCGAGCTTTTGAAGGCCGGCGTCTGGCTGGGGCTCGCGCTGGCCATCGGCCTCTGCATCGTGCTGGTCCAGCCGATCCTCCTGATCTTCGCCGCGATCGTCGTCGCCGCGATACTCGACGGCGGCGCGCGCCTGCTCGGCCGCATCCTGCCGATCGGGCGCGGCTGGCGATTGCTGATCGTCTGCCTGTCGCTCGTCGCCTTCCTGGCCTGGACCGTGATGTTCGCGGGCTCGCAGATCGCCGACCAGGCCGCGACCCTGCAGACGGTCGTCATGGCCCAGGTCGAACGCATCGCGGCGTGGGCGAGCGCGCACGGCGTCGGCGATCTCCAGTTCGATACCAAGGCGCTCACCGAAAATCTGGCGGGCACCGTGGGGCGCGTCACCGCCGCGGTCGGCACAGTGCTCGGCGCGCTGACCAGCCTGGTGATGGTCGTCGTTCTCGGCATCTTCATCGCGATCGAGCCGCGGCTTTATGAACGCGGCGTCGCGTGGATGCTGCCGATGAAATCGCGCGAGAATTTCTATATCACCACCGCGCGCATGGGCTTCACGCTGCGCCGGCTGATGGCGGGGCGCCTGCTCGGCATGATCGTCGAGGGAATCGGCACCTGGCTCGCCTGCCTTGCCGTCGGCATTCCGATGGCGGCGCTGATGGGGCTGCTCACCGGCCTGCTCGCCTTCATCCCCAATATCGGCGCGATCGTGTCGGGGGTGCTGCTCGTGCTCGTCGGCTTTTCGGCCGGGACCGACGCCGGTCTCTGGGCGATCGCCATCTATTTCATCGTCCAGACGGTCGACGGCTATCTGATCGTCCCGATGGTCGCGAAGCAGACCGTCGACCTGGCCCCCGCGCTCGTCCTCGGCGCGCAGATATTGTTCGGCACGCTGCTCGGCATCATGGGGCTGTTTCTCGCCGACCCGATCGTCGCGATGATCAAGGTCGCGCTCGAACGCGAAGCCGAACGCAACGCGGGAACGCAGGCGCCGCAGAAAGCATAA
- the coxB gene encoding cytochrome c oxidase subunit II gives MKSLKTSLQTIVMAAALSLGAAGVAQAAAPATAPVAATMATPAPAAPDAAAATPVNPAPADAAKATAPAGDATYVPMKPTPGIGQPVDGGINFQPQVTPVGQQAYSFNHYILLPVITAITLLVLGLMLWAIARFRAKANPVPSKTTHNTFIEVIWTAIPVLILAVIAVPSIRLLAAQYEPPKKDALTIKVTGYQWYWGYAYPDQGIGEYVSKILPEDKAKAAGEPYHLAVDNRMVVPVGRQVKLIITGSDVIHSFAVPAFWTKMDAVPGRANETTFTATKVGVYYGQCSELCGVDHGYMPIAVEVLPVDKWKAWVRSKGGNPDGPAPAAAAAVAPAPTGPVPATTINAPAPAPVAVPTEAAPAAAPAAAPAAKN, from the coding sequence ATGAAGAGCTTGAAAACCAGCTTGCAAACCATTGTAATGGCGGCGGCTTTGTCGCTCGGCGCGGCGGGCGTCGCGCAGGCTGCGGCACCCGCGACGGCGCCGGTGGCCGCGACCATGGCGACTCCGGCTCCGGCAGCGCCCGATGCGGCGGCGGCGACGCCCGTGAATCCGGCGCCCGCCGACGCCGCGAAGGCGACCGCCCCGGCCGGCGACGCGACCTATGTGCCGATGAAGCCGACTCCCGGTATCGGCCAGCCGGTCGATGGCGGGATCAATTTCCAGCCGCAGGTCACTCCGGTCGGCCAACAGGCCTATAGCTTCAATCACTATATCCTGCTGCCGGTGATCACGGCCATCACGCTGCTCGTTCTCGGCCTCATGCTCTGGGCGATCGCGCGGTTCCGCGCCAAGGCGAACCCGGTGCCGTCGAAAACCACGCACAACACGTTCATCGAAGTGATCTGGACCGCGATCCCGGTCCTCATCCTCGCGGTGATCGCGGTGCCGTCGATCCGCCTGCTCGCGGCGCAATATGAACCGCCGAAGAAGGACGCGCTGACGATCAAGGTCACCGGCTATCAATGGTATTGGGGCTATGCCTATCCCGACCAGGGCATCGGCGAATATGTCTCGAAGATCCTGCCCGAGGACAAGGCGAAGGCCGCCGGCGAGCCCTATCACCTCGCGGTCGACAACCGCATGGTCGTCCCCGTCGGGCGCCAGGTGAAGCTGATCATCACCGGCTCCGACGTGATCCACAGCTTCGCGGTTCCGGCCTTCTGGACCAAGATGGACGCGGTCCCGGGCCGTGCCAACGAAACCACCTTCACCGCGACCAAGGTCGGCGTCTATTACGGCCAGTGTTCGGAGCTTTGCGGCGTCGATCACGGCTATATGCCGATCGCGGTCGAGGTTCTGCCGGTCGACAAATGGAAGGCCTGGGTCCGCTCGAAGGGCGGCAATCCCGATGGTCCGGCGCCCGCCGCCGCGGCGGCGGTGGCGCCCGCGCCCACCGGCCCGGTCCCCGCGACCACGATCAACGCCCCGGCCCCCGCGCCGGTTGCCGTCCCGACCGAAGCAGCGCCGGCTGCGGCTCCCGCCGCCGCGCCTGCCGCCAAGAATTAA
- the rpsU gene encoding 30S ribosomal protein S21: protein MQIIVRDNNVDQALRALKKKLQREGVYREMKLRRHYEKPSEKRARERAAAVRRARKMERKRMERDGIK from the coding sequence ATGCAGATCATCGTTCGCGACAATAATGTCGACCAGGCCCTTCGCGCGCTCAAGAAGAAGCTGCAGCGTGAGGGCGTGTATCGCGAAATGAAGCTGCGCCGTCACTATGAGAAGCCCAGCGAGAAGCGCGCGCGCGAACGCGCCGCCGCCGTCCGCCGCGCCCGCAAGATGGAGCGCAAGCGGATGGAGCGCGACGGGATCAAGTAG
- a CDS encoding DUF983 domain-containing protein, whose amino-acid sequence MPDESQAQKGQPPIWRAALFATCPECGAPGLFEGPARFRERCSACGLDFGRYNVGDGPAAFLTLIVGALLIMLALLLDAAVRPPLWVHVILWVPLTLVAVLYGLRVGKAALLASEHQRQAAEGKLSDDGKP is encoded by the coding sequence TTGCCGGACGAGAGCCAAGCACAAAAGGGGCAGCCGCCGATCTGGCGCGCTGCCCTTTTTGCGACCTGCCCCGAATGCGGGGCGCCGGGCCTGTTCGAGGGTCCGGCCCGGTTTCGCGAGCGCTGTTCGGCGTGCGGGCTCGATTTCGGTCGCTATAATGTCGGCGACGGTCCCGCGGCCTTTCTGACCCTGATCGTCGGTGCGCTGCTGATCATGCTGGCCTTGCTGCTCGACGCCGCGGTGCGGCCGCCGCTCTGGGTGCATGTGATCCTGTGGGTGCCGCTGACGCTCGTCGCGGTGCTCTATGGCCTGCGTGTCGGCAAGGCGGCGCTGCTCGCCAGCGAACATCAGCGGCAGGCCGCCGAAGGAAAGCTCAGCGATGACGGAAAACCCTGA
- a CDS encoding cytochrome c oxidase subunit 3: MAGAKHHDYHLVNPSVWPMIGSIAALVMFFGGVMWMHADYFGGAGKWVFGLGVAGVIATFFSWWSDVIAEAHAGDHTPVVQLHMRYGMILFIASEVMFFVGWFWAWFDFSLFPVPVEIVDGAVSSLFGQDGANAITMWPPKGIHVIDAFSLPLLNTLILLCSGTTVTWAHHSLIHGDREGLKKGLWLTILLGLAFSSIQAYEYAEAPFPFGTINYTSAFFMATGFHGFHVLVGTIFLIVCLVRTYKGHFTPQQHFGFEAAAWYWHFVDVVWLFLFIIVYVWGGWGAPVAAH, from the coding sequence ATGGCTGGTGCCAAACATCATGACTATCACCTCGTAAACCCCAGCGTCTGGCCGATGATCGGTTCGATCGCGGCGCTCGTCATGTTCTTTGGCGGGGTGATGTGGATGCACGCCGATTATTTCGGCGGCGCCGGAAAATGGGTGTTCGGCCTGGGTGTCGCGGGCGTGATCGCCACCTTCTTCAGTTGGTGGTCGGACGTCATCGCCGAAGCTCATGCCGGCGACCATACCCCGGTCGTCCAGCTCCACATGCGCTATGGCATGATCCTGTTCATCGCGTCCGAAGTGATGTTCTTCGTCGGCTGGTTCTGGGCGTGGTTCGATTTCTCGCTGTTTCCGGTGCCGGTCGAGATCGTCGACGGTGCGGTCAGCTCGCTTTTCGGGCAGGACGGCGCCAATGCGATCACCATGTGGCCGCCCAAGGGCATCCACGTCATCGACGCCTTCTCGCTGCCGTTGCTCAACACGCTGATCTTGCTCTGTTCGGGCACGACGGTCACCTGGGCGCATCATTCGCTGATCCACGGCGATCGCGAGGGGCTGAAGAAAGGCCTGTGGCTGACGATCCTGCTCGGCCTCGCCTTCAGCTCGATCCAGGCCTATGAATATGCCGAAGCGCCGTTCCCCTTCGGCACGATCAACTATACCTCGGCCTTCTTCATGGCGACCGGCTTCCATGGTTTCCATGTCCTCGTCGGCACGATCTTCCTGATCGTCTGCCTCGTGCGCACCTATAAGGGGCATTTCACGCCGCAGCAGCATTTCGGGTTCGAGGCCGCCGCCTGGTATTGGCACTTTGTCGATGTGGTGTGGCTGTTCCTCTTCATCATCGTCTATGTCTGGGGCGGCTGGGGCGCGCCGGTCGCCGCGCACTAA